In Panthera tigris isolate Pti1 chromosome D2, P.tigris_Pti1_mat1.1, whole genome shotgun sequence, one DNA window encodes the following:
- the MKI67 gene encoding proliferation marker protein Ki-67 isoform X4 — MGPTGRLVTIKRSGADGPHFPLSLSTCWFGRGIECDIRIQLPVVSKQHCKIEINGQEAMLFNFSSTNPTQVNGSTIDGPVQLKHGDVITVVDRSFRYENESHEDGRKSTEFPGQRRKQESLHRVSRSSLSSDPDKTEGTPLKRRRVSFGGRLKPELFDENLPPNTPLKRGETPRRSLVSHTPPVLKKIIKDRPQPSGKEDSSGLHLEVTAQPQFAGSPARDPTRTSPGARDPRRRSPKASSVSGGSKSHHTDVPKRGGRKSGGLLSKRTSIDRSQHDILQRIYSKRRSGASEANLVVAKSWADVVKLGAKQTQAKAVKHGPQRQLSKRPRKANTPKKPVSGVHSEFSTGHANSPCTIIIGKAHLEKVNVPARPYRMLNNFVINKKVDFNEDLSGLTEMFQTPAAKVKPQTMSLRPSAFSDSEDVVRKEFQVPDSGEKPLLCTSETFGENVFPVTQNGPQEPSDKSLASPVLRRQSIRVNVNIEKTPGSGAPKATSSANRLRRSVGPRSIQMPGAGRKDEEAKMDAVENAPGRLLRKTPQREQKPEGAAKEQESYFEASENDTEPKENSEEVVAVRRSRRYSEQNQEPAADLTPLKTWQDTEPKEDLGGIQGLLRTPIRALEPKEAENKTAEKRQKSSKLELAGTPAAMSVQLETPPQKVDLEEGPLALGKPIQMPGGSTHSHGEPAGGDKNSGLFNRTPEQKLSPAEKVPGSKRRPRTPKKKNHSLEDLAGLRELFQTPSHTDKPMTGDQTTKAPCQSPLPGRGNTPASQKRRLETPPQKVGLEEEPSALRKPTQMPGESTNSHREPGGDDEDINLFNKTPGQKPNPAVTKSKRRPRTPKRKAHSLEDLAGLRELFQTPNHTDKPMADAPTTKAPCKSPLAELVNTPASRRRLCKTPPQKVDLEEEASALQKSTQMPGERPHEHREPVGGDEDIGLFKETPKQKLDPAENVAGSKRRSRTPKKKVQSLEDLVGLKELFQTPEHTPDPVTVDQTTRVPCKSPQAEPVNTPASRNRRLKTPQKVDLEEEPSALRKSTQMSGESPHEHREPVGRDEDIGLFKETPKQELDPAENVAGSKRRPRTPKKKVHSLEDLDGLRGLFQTPDHTDKPMTGDQTTKAPCKSLPAGPGNTPASQKRWLKTPPQKVGLEEKPSALRKPTQMPGESTNSHREPGDDDEDINLFNKTPGQKPNPAVTKSKRRPRTPKKKAHSLEDLAGLRELFQTPNHTDKPMADAPTTKAPCKSPLAALVNTPASRRRLCKTPPQKVDLEEEASALQKSTQMPGERPHEHREPVGGDEDIGLFKETPKQKLDPAENVAGSKRRSRTPKKKVQSLEDLVGLKELFQTPEHTPDPVTVDQTTRVPCKSPQAEPVNTPASRNRRLKTPQKVDLEEEPSALRKSTQMSGESPHEHREPVGGDEDIGLFKETPKQELDPAENVAGSKRRPRTPKKKVHSLEDLAGLRELFQTPNHTDKPMADAPATKAPCKSPLAALVNTPASRRRLCKTPPQKVDLEEEASALQKSTQMPGERPHEHREPVGGDEDIGLFKETPKQKLDPAENVAGSKRRPRTPKKKVQSLEDLVGLKELFQTPSHTDKPMAGDQTTKAPCQSPLPGPGNTPASKKRRLETPPQKVGLEEEPPALGKSTQMPGESPHEHTESGGEDKDIKLFNKTPEQKLKPADNVTGSKRRPRTPPKKVQSLEDLVGLKELFQTPEQTKKTTAVVKTTVVPCKSPLAETVNIPTHMKTRLKVALGKVTIENELSAVTKPTHRPEEATRTHREPVGEDEDIRLFKETPKQKLKPEEDVAGSKRRPRTPKKKVQSLEDLVGLKELFQTPDPGTGDQTTKVPCKSPRAEPVNTPANGKRWLETPPQKVDLEEEPSALGKPTRMPGESPHEHREPGGKDEDINLFKETLKRKLNATENVTGSKKQPRTPRGNIQSVEDLVGLKELFQTPNHTDKPMTGGQTTKAPCQSPLAGPGNKPTNRRRRLKTPTQKVDLEEEPSALTKPTQLPGESPHEHREPVGGDADIGLFKETPKPKLEPVRNVSRSKRRPRTPKKKVQSLEDLAGLKELLQTTDPVTGDRTTKAPFQSPLAGPGNKPTNRRRRLKTPPQKADLKEEPSALRKPTQTPEESTHSLRESGGDDKDVKLFNRTAKQKLGPTENVTGRKNRPRAPNPNQPLEDLAGFRESFPRPDHTKQRGDAGSIQGAPKQTPDGGKPVKPLARVRRAPRGKPVEDLAGHRDPVKTRSESSVSPSPKRKRGNEGGGPGTKRLRSVTPAQATAEEKPPLKKRRGAPREGRDPPEPLTAKRKLRIVAERMDVPEDLTSGKRESRTEGREVGRTTASPQQAMSLRSRRPNKTKLEEQRPEPVKAAAEKVKTDRNDKKPRKTSQQTKPQSPEGRAKSSTPAGLVRASRMCLRSTRPRKVPLPDVAEEKQREKGVGVHVKNQEEEVTQRSDAMSLRSRKVKIPPGGNALESGSQQRVTRSAKRCAGNVKKDEDNACIKKIRTRSRRDNEDV, encoded by the exons ATGGGTCCTACAGGACGCCTTGTTACCATCAAAAGGAGCGGGGCGGACGGCCCCCACTTTCCACTGAGCCTCAGCACCTGCTGGTTTGGAAg ggGTATTGAATGTGACATTCGCATCCAGCTCCCTGTAGTCTCAAAACAACATTGCAAAATTGAAATCAATGGGCAGGAG GCAATGCTGTTTAATTTCAGTTCCACGAATCCCACACAAGTCAATGGATCTACCATTGATGGACCTGTACAACTAAAGCATGGAGATGTGATCACTGTTGTTGACCGTTCCTTCAG GTACGAAAATGAAAGTCACGAGGATGGAAGGAAGTCGACTGAATTCCCAGGACAAAGACGCAAACAG GAATCTCTGCATCGAGTCTCAAGATCTAGCCTCTCTTCCGACCCTG ATAAGACTGAGGGAACGCCCCTGAAAAGAAGGCGGGTCTCCTTCGGTGGTCGTCTGAAGCCGGAGTTATTTGATGAAAACTTACCTCCTAATACACCTCTCAAGAGAGGAGAAACACCCAGAAGGTCACTTGTAAGCCACACTCCACCTGTCCTGAAGAAAATCATCAAG GACCGTCCTCAACCATCGGGAAAAGAAGATTCTTCCGGACTCCATTTGGAAGTGACCGCACAACCACAGTTCGCGGGATCTCCAGCTCGAGATCCGACCAGGACTTCTCCAGGTGCCCGTGACCCACGTCGCAGGTCACCCAAGGCGTCCTCGGTCTCTGGCGGCAGCAAATCTCATCACACGGATGTTCCgaagaggggaggcaggaagagcgGTGGCTTGCTTTCAAAGAGAACCTCCATCGACCGGAGCCAGCATGACATCTTGCAGAGGATTTACTCCAAAAGAAGGAGCGGAGCTTCTGAAGCCAATTTAGTCG TGGCAAAGTCGTGGGCGGACGTAGTGAAACTCGGGGCCAAACAGACCCAGGCTAAAGCGGTCAAACACGGCCCCCAGCGACAGCTGAGCAAAAGGCCAAGAAAAGCAAACACTCCGAAG aagcctGTTAGCGGTGTTCACAGTGAGTTTAGTACAGGCCATGCCAACTCTCCTTGTACCATAATAATAGGGAAAGCTCACCTTGAAAAAGTAAATGTGCCTGCCCGGCCCTACAGAATGCTCAACAACTTTGTCATCAACAAGAAGGTGGACTTCAATGAAGATCTGTCAG GGTTAACTGAAATGTTCCAGACTCCAGCAGCGAAAGTGAAGCCACAAACAATGAGCCTGCGTCCCAGCGCTTTCTCAGATTCAGAGGACGTTGTCAGAAAAGAGTTTCAAGTACCTGATTCGGGAGAAAAACCTCTGCTATGCACGTCAGAAACTTTTG GAGAGAATGTATTCCCCGTGACTCAGAATGGACCGCAAGAGCCGTCTGATAAAAGCCTCGCGAGCCCTGTCCTCAGACGTCAGAGTATCAGAGTAAATGTGAACATTGAGAAAACTCCGGGATCGGGGGCTCCGAAGGCCACGTCAAGCGCCAACAGGCTTCGAAGGTCCGTGGGGCCCAGAAGTATACAGATGCCAGGAGCAGGGCGCAAGGACGAGGAAGCCAAGATGGACGCTGTGGAGAATGCTCCGGGACGACTTCTGAGGAAGACCCCGCAACGAGAACAGAAACCGGAGGGAGCAGCGAAGGAACAGGAGAGCTATTTTGAAGCGAGTGAGAACGATACTGAACCAAAGGAAAATTCTGAAGAGGTGGTCGCAGTGAGGAGATCGAGAAGATATTCAGAGCAAAACCAGGAACCAGCTGCAGACCTGACCCCCCTCAAAACATGGcaagacacagaacccaaggaAGACCTGGGAGGCATCCAAGGTCTCCTCCGCACGCCCATTCGTGCGCTAGAACCAAAGGAGGCTGAGAATAAAACCGCAGAAAAGCGCCAGAAATCTTCAAAGTTGGAACTAGCTGGCACACCAGCCGCAATGAGCGTACAGCTTGAGACCCCTCCCCAGAAAGTGGACCTGGAGGAAGGGCCCCTGGCTCTCGGGAAGCCCATCCAGATGCCAGGAGGAAGCACACACTCACACGGAGAACCTGCAGGTGGTGATAAAAACAGCGGATTGTTTAATAGAACTCCAGAGCAGAAGCTGAGCCCTGCAGAAAAAGTACCTGGAAGCAAGAGGCGGCCAAGAACACCCAAGAAAAAGAATCATTCTCTAGAAGACCTGGCTGGACTCAGAGAGCTCTTTCAAACCCCAAGCCACACAGATAAACCAATGACTGGTGACCAAACCACCAAAGCACCCTGCCAATCTCCGCTACCAGGACGAGGCAACACGCCAGCGAGTCAAAAGAGGCGGCTCGAGACCCCTCCGCAGAAAGTGGGCCTGGAGGAAGAGCCCTCTGCTCTCAGGAAGCCCACCCAGATGCCAGGGGAAAGCACAAACTCACACAGAGAACCTGGAGGTGATGATGAAGACATCAACTTGTTTAACAAAACTCCAGGGCAGAAACCAAATCCTGCAGTAACTAAAAGCAAGAGGCGGCCAAGAACACCCAAGAGAAAGGCCCATTCTCTAGAAGACCTGGCTGGACTCAGAGAGCTCTTTCAGACCCCAAACCACACAGATAAACCAATGGCTGATGCCCCAACTACCAAAGCACCCTGCAAATCTCCCCTAGCAGAGCTAGTCAACACACCCGCAAGTCGCAGGAGGCTGTGCAAGACCCCTCCGCAGAAAGTGGACCTGGAGGAAGAAGCCTCGGCTCTCCAGAAGTCCACCCAGATGCCAGGGGAACGCCCACACGAACACAGAGAGCCAGTAGGCGGTGATGAAGACATCGGATTGTTCAAGGAAACCCCAAAGCAGAAACTGGACCCTGCAGAAAATGTAGCTGGAAGCAAGAGGCGGTCAAGAACACCCAAGAAAAAGGTCCAGTCCCTAGAAGACCTGGTTGGCCTCAAAGAGCTTTTCCAAACCCCAGAGCACACTCCAGACCCTGTGACTGTTGACCAAACCACCAGAGTTCCCTGCAAATCTCCACAAGCAGAACCAGTCAACACGCCAGCAAGTAGAAATAGGCGGCTCAAGACCCCTCAGAAAGTGGACCTGGAGGAAGAGCCCTCTGCTCTCAGGAAGTCCACCCAGATGTCAGGGGAAAGCCCACACGAACACAGAGAGCCAGTAGGCAGAGATGAAGACATCGGATTGTTCAAGGAAACCCCAAAGCAGGAACTGGACCCTGCAGAAAATGTAGCTGGAAGCAAGAGGCGGCCAAGAACACCCAAGAAAAAGGTCCATTCTCTAGAAGAcctggatggacttagagggctCTTCCAAACACCAGACCACACAGATAAACCAATGACTGGTGACCAAACTACCAAAGCACCCTGCAAATCTCTGCCAGCAGGACCAGGCAACACGCCAGCGAGTCAAAAGAGGTGGCTCAAGACCCCTCCGCAGAAAGTGGGCCTGGAGGAAAAGCCCTCTGCTCTCAGGAAGCCCACCCAGATGCCAGGGGAAAGCACAAACTCACACAGAGAACCTGGAGATGATGATGAAGACATCAACTTGTTTAACAAAACTCCAGGGCAGAAACCAAATCCTGCAGTAACTAAAAGCAAGAGGCGGCCAAGAACACCCAAGAAAAAGGCCCATTCTCTAGAAGACCTGGCTGGACTCAGAGAGCTCTTTCAGACCCCAAACCACACAGATAAACCAATGGCTGATGCCCCAACTACCAAAGCACCCTGCAAATCTCCCCTAGCAGCGCTAGTCAACACACCCGCAAGTCGCAGGAGGCTGTGCAAGACCCCTCCGCAGAAAGTGGACCTGGAGGAAGAAGCCTCGGCTCTCCAGAAGTCCACCCAGATGCCAGGGGAACGCCCACACGAACACAGAGAGCCAGTAGGCGGTGATGAAGACATCGGATTGTTCAAGGAAACCCCAAAGCAGAAACTGGACCCTGCAGAAAATGTAGCTGGAAGCAAGAGGCGGTCAAGAACACCCAAGAAAAAGGTCCAGTCCCTAGAAGACCTGGTTGGCCTCAAAGAGCTTTTCCAAACCCCAGAGCACACTCCAGACCCTGTGACTGTTGACCAAACCACCAGAGTTCCCTGCAAATCTCCACAAGCAGAACCAGTCAACACGCCAGCAAGTAGAAATAGGCGGCTCAAGACCCCTCAGAAAGTGGACCTGGAGGAAGAGCCCTCTGCTCTCAGGAAGTCCACCCAGATGTCAGGGGAAAGCCCACACGAACACAGAGAGCCAGTAGGCGGTGATGAAGACATCGGATTGTTCAAGGAAACCCCAAAGCAGGAACTGGACCCTGCAGAAAATGTAGCTGGAAGCAAGAGGCGGCCAAGAACACCCAAGAAAAAGGTCCATTCTCTAGAAGACCTGGCTGGACTCAGAGAGCTCTTTCAGACCCCAAACCACACAGATAAACCAATGGCTGATGCCCCAGCTACCAAAGCACCCTGCAAATCTCCCCTAGCAGCGCTAGTCAACACACCCGCAAGTCGCAGGAGGCTGTGCAAGACCCCTCCGCAGAAAGTGGACCTGGAGGAAGAAGCCTCGGCTCTCCAGAAGTCCACCCAGATGCCAGGGGAACGCCCACACGAACACAGAGAGCCAGTAGGCGGTGATGAAGACATCGGATTGTTCAAGGAAACCCCAAAGCAGAAACTGGACCCTGCAGAAAATGTAGCTGGAAGCAAGAGGCGGCCAAGAACACCCAAGAAAAAGGTCCAGTCCTTAGAAGACCTGGTTGGCCTCAAAGAGCTTTTCCAAACACCAAGCCACACAGATAAGCCAATGGCTGGTGACCAAACCACCAAAGCACCCTGCCAATCTCCACTACCAGGACCAGGCAACACGCCAGCAAGTAAAAAGAGGCGGCTCGAGACCCCTCCCCAGAAAGTGGGCCTGGAGGAAGAGCCCCCAGCTCTCGGGAAGTCCACCCAGATGCCAGGGGAAAGCCCACACGAACACACAGAATCAGGAGGTGAGGATAAAGACATTAAATTGTTTAACAAAACTCCAGAGCAGAAACTGAAACCTGCAGACAACGTAACTGGAAGCAAGAGGCGGCCAAGAACACCCCCAAAAAAGGTCCAGTCCCTAGAGGACCTGGTTGGCCTCAAAGAGCTTTTCCAAACCCCAGAGCAAACCAAGAAAACAACAGCTGTTGTCAAAACCACAGTAGTGCCCTGCAAATCTCCGCTAGCAGAAACAGTCAACATACCAACCCACATGAAGACACGGCTCAAGGTAGCTCTGGGGAAGGTCACCATAGAGAATGAGCTCTCAGCTGTCACGAAGCCCACCCACAGGCCAGAGGAagccacacgcacacacagagaaCCAGTAGGGGAAGATGAAGACATCAGATTGTTCAAGGAAACTCCAAAGCAGAAACTGAAACCTGAAGAAGATGTAGCTGGAAGCAAGAGGCGGCCAAGAACACCCAAGAAAAAGGTCCAGTCCCTAGAAGACCTGGTTGGTCTCAAAGAGCTTTTCCAAACCCCAGACCCAGGGACTGGTGACCAAACCACCAAAGTTCCCTGTAAATCTCCACGAGCAGAACCAGTCAACACGCCAGCAAATGGAAAGAGGTGGCTCGAGACCCCTCCCCAGAAAGTGGACCTGGAGGAAGAGCCCTCAGCTCTCGGGAAGCCCACCCGGATGCCAGGGGAAAGCCCACACGAACACAGAGAACCTGGAGGTAAGGATGAAGACATCAACTTGTTTAAGGAAACCCTAAAGCGGAAACTGAACGCTACAGAAAATGTAACTGGAAGCAAAAAGCAGCCAAGAACACCCAGGGGGAACATCCAGTCTGTAGAAGACCTGGTTGGCCTCAAAGAGCTTTTCCAAACACCAAACCACACAGATAAGCCAATGACTGGTGGCCAAACCACCAAAGCACCCTGCCAATCTCCACTAGCAGGACCAGGCAACAAGCCAACCAATAGAAGGAGGCGGCTCAAGACCCCTACCCAGAAAGTGGACCTGGAGGAAGAACCCTCAGCTCTCACGAAGCCCACCCAGCTGCCAGGGGAAAGCCCACATGAACACAGAGAACCCGTAGGTGGTGATGCAGACATCGGATTGTTCAAGGAAACCCCAAAGCCGAAACTGGAGCCTGTGAGAAATGTATCTAGAAGCAAGAGGCGGCCAAGAACACCCAAGAAAAAGGTCCAGTCCTTAGAAGACCTGGCTGGTCTCAAAGAGCTTTTGCAAACCACAGACCCAGTGACTGGTGACCGAACCACCAAAGCACCCTTCCAATCTCCGCTTGCAGGACCAGGCAACAAGCCTACCAATAGAAGGAGGCGGCTCAAGACCCCTCCCCAGAAAGCTGATCTTAAGGAAGAGCCCTCAGCTCTCAGGAAGCCCACCCAAACGCCAGAGGAAAGCACTCACTCGCTCAGAGAATCAGGAGGTGATGATAAAGACGTTAAACTGTTTAATAGAACTGCAAAGCAGAAACTGGGTCCCACAGAAAACGTAACGGGCAGGAAAAATCGGCCAAGAGCGCCGAACCCCAACCAACCCTTGGAAGACCTGGCCGGTTTCAGAGAGTCCTTCCCGAGGCCAGATCACACCAAGCAACGGGGTGATGCTGGTAGCATCCAGGGAGCTCCAAAGCAAACACCAGACGGAGGGAAACCTGTGAAACCCCTAGCAAGAGTCCGTAGGGCCCCTCGAGGAAAGCCCGTGGAAGATCTGGCGGGCCACCGAGACCCTGTAAAAACTCGGAGTGAAAGCAGCGTTTCCCCGTCCCCAAAGAGAAAACGAGGAAACGAGGGAGGTGGCCCAGGAACAAAGAGGCTGCGCTCTGTGACACCTGCCCAGGCCACTGCCGAAGAGAAGCCTCCCCTGAAGAAAAGAAGGGGGGCCCCTAGAGAAGGACGTGACCCCCCTGAGCCCCTGACCGCGAAGAGAAAGCTAAGGATTGTAGCGGAAAGGATGGACGTCCCGGAGGACCTGACCAGCGGCAAGAGGGAAAGCAGGACAGAGGGGCGAGAAGTAGGAAGGACGACGGCCTCTCCACAACAG GCGATGTCTCTCCGCTCGAGACGGCCAAATAAAACCAAGCTCGAAGAGCAAAGGCCCGAGCCTGTTAAAGCAGCAGCAGAGAAAGTGAAGACAGACAGAAATGACAAGAAGCCCCGGAAGACCTCCCAACAGACGAAGCCACAAAGCCCTGAAGGCAGAGCCAAGAGTTCTACACCTGCGGGCCTAGTCCGTGCAAGCAGAATGTGTCTACGGTCTACAAGACCGAGGAAGGTGCCCTTGCCTGACGTGGCAGAGGAGAAGCAAAGGGAGAAAGGTGTGGGTGTCCACGTGAAGAATCAGGAGGAAGAAGTAACACAACGTTCAGACGCCATGTCTTTGAGATCCAGAAAAGTTAAGATCCCTCCTGGAGGAAATGCTTTGGAGAGTGGATCCCAACAGCGAGTAACTCGGAGTGCCAAGAGATGTGCTGGAAATGTAAAAAAG GATGAGGACAATGCGTGCATCAAGAAAATAAGAACCAGAAGTCGTCGGGACAATGAAGATGTTTAG